In Vespa velutina chromosome 14, iVesVel2.1, whole genome shotgun sequence, one DNA window encodes the following:
- the LOC124954159 gene encoding caveolin-3-like isoform X1 encodes MFARLKNACQCPTPKCNFHLPGMEKPESSADGASAMDLEDRDPNSLNQHLQVMWDDVIGEPEGIRSPECAWRLSGHCFRLSRGCCYIFLSVLVAPLLALCLGFTFACLAFEHIWCVAPCLRVWKITCAATRSFFTAFVQAIVRPVADATGYLFNNIRVLNQKLPDGPEKKDDILIV; translated from the exons ATGTTCGCTAGATTGAAGAACGCCTGTCAGTGCCCAACACCGAAGTGCAACTTTCATCTTCCAGGAATGGAGAAGCCGGAATCATCTGCCGACGGTGCCAGTGCTATGGATCTTGAAGACAGGGATCCAAATAGTCTTAATCAACATCTTCAG GTAATGTGGGACGACGTGATCGGCGAACCGGAAGGCATTCGAAGTCCGGAATGCGCTTGGCGCTTGAGTGGCCACTGTTTTCGCCTTTCGAGGGGTTGctgttatatatttctctcggTCTTGGTCGCACCCTTGCTCGCACTTTGCCTTGGCTTTACGTTCGCCTGCCTTGCGTTCGAG CATATATGGTGCGTCGCTCCCTGCCTTCGAGTATGGAAAATAACTTGTGCAGCTACGAGAAGCTTCTTTACTGCTTTTGTTCAAGCAATCGTTAGACCTGTCGCAGACGCCACTGGATatctctttaataatatacgcgtattaaatcaaaaattacCAGACGGTCCTGAAAAAAAGGACGATATTCTTATAGTATGA
- the LOC124954159 gene encoding caveolin-3-like isoform X2: MEKPESSADGASAMDLEDRDPNSLNQHLQVMWDDVIGEPEGIRSPECAWRLSGHCFRLSRGCCYIFLSVLVAPLLALCLGFTFACLAFEHIWCVAPCLRVWKITCAATRSFFTAFVQAIVRPVADATGYLFNNIRVLNQKLPDGPEKKDDILIV, from the exons ATGGAGAAGCCGGAATCATCTGCCGACGGTGCCAGTGCTATGGATCTTGAAGACAGGGATCCAAATAGTCTTAATCAACATCTTCAG GTAATGTGGGACGACGTGATCGGCGAACCGGAAGGCATTCGAAGTCCGGAATGCGCTTGGCGCTTGAGTGGCCACTGTTTTCGCCTTTCGAGGGGTTGctgttatatatttctctcggTCTTGGTCGCACCCTTGCTCGCACTTTGCCTTGGCTTTACGTTCGCCTGCCTTGCGTTCGAG CATATATGGTGCGTCGCTCCCTGCCTTCGAGTATGGAAAATAACTTGTGCAGCTACGAGAAGCTTCTTTACTGCTTTTGTTCAAGCAATCGTTAGACCTGTCGCAGACGCCACTGGATatctctttaataatatacgcgtattaaatcaaaaattacCAGACGGTCCTGAAAAAAAGGACGATATTCTTATAGTATGA
- the LOC124954158 gene encoding glutaryl-CoA dehydrogenase, mitochondrial yields the protein MVVRVQIKFFKCINLYKQILTRRISVISCLQKKHTQFKWDDPFDLESQLTQDEIMIRDQFRNYCQERLMPRIIEANRNEHFHKEIIKEIGSLGVLGCTLKGYGASNVSSVAYGLLAKEIESVDSSYRSSMSVQSSLVAGGIYAYGDQTQKERFLPKLITGDLIGCFGLTEPNNGSDVAGIQTKAVYDSNKKIYKLNGSKTWITNAPIADILIVWAKCEDEIIRGFIIEREKNQNRLSTPKIEGKFSLRASTTGMILMDNVIVPEENLLRSVEGLKGPFNCLNNARFGISWGALGAAETCFKIARSYTLERLQFNRPLAANQLIQKKLTDMMCDIAFGLQACLRVGRLKDEGRINPEMISMLKRNSASKALEIARTARDMLGGNGISDEYHVIRHVMNLESVNTYEGTYDIHTLILGRTITGLAAFAG from the exons ATGGTAGTTCGCGTacagataaaattttttaagtgtataaatttatataaacaaattttaaccAGAC GAATCTCTGTTATTTCGTGTCTACAAAAAAAAC ATACACAATTCAAATGGGACGATCCGTTCGATCTCGAGTCTCAATTAACACAGGATGAGATTATGATAAGAGAtcaatttcgaaattattgtCAAGAGAGATTGATGCCCCGTATTATCGAAGCCAATCGTAATGAACATTTTCACAAGGAAATCATTAAGGAGATCGGTTCTCTTGGCGTTTTGGGTTGTACCTTGAAGGGTTATGGAGCTTCCAATGTATCCTCGGTAGCTTATGGACTTCTTGCTAAAGAGATCGAGTCTGTCGACAGTTCTTATAGATCATCGATGTCCGTACAATCGTCGCTCGTTGCCGGTGGTATATATGCGTACGGTGATCAAACTCAAAAGGAACGATTTCTTCCAAAACTTA TTACCGGAGATTTAATTGGATGTTTCGGTTTAACCGAACCCAATAATGGTAGCGACGTAGCAGGCATTCAAACTAAAGCTGTATatgattctaataaaaaaatttacaaattgaaTGGAAGCAAAACATG gATTACAAACGCACCCATAGCCGATATACTGATCGTTTGGGCAAAATGCGAGGATGAAATTATTCGGGGATTCataatcgaaagagaaaaaaatcaaaatcgtTTGTCGACGCCGaaaatcgaaggaaaattttcattgagaGCTTCCACCACTGGGATGATACTGATGGACAATGTCATAGTAcccgaagaaaatttattacggAGCGTAGAGGGCTTGAAA ggaccgtttaattgtttaaacaaTGCTCGTTTTGGTATATCCTGGGGTGCATTGGGAGCAGCTGAAACTTGTTTTAAAATAGCAAGATCATATACATTAGAAAGATTACAATTTAATAGACCTTTGGCTGCTAATCAATTGATACAAAAGAAACTGACTGATATGATGTGCGATATAGCGTTTGGTTTACAAGCATGTTTACGAGTTGGAAGATTAAAGGATGAAGGCAG GATTAACCCCGAGATGATCTCTATGTTAAAGCGAAATTCTGCTAGCAAAGCGTTAGAAATTGCCAGGACCGCGAGAGACATGTTAGGTGGTAATGGCATATCGGACGAGTATCACGTCATTAGGCACGTGATGAATCTCGAATCCGTTAACACTTACGAAG GTACTTACGACATACACACTTTGATACTCGGAAGAACGATCACCGGATTAGCCGCCTTTGCTGGATAA